From Bacteroidia bacterium:
TTTTTATACTTTTTCACCACTTCTGTCAATTCCGGTATTATTGGTCTTCCAAGTCCGAGGAATTTGCCGATTTTCTCCCAAAGGTTTTTAGGAGGTTCTTCTTTAAAGTCAAAAAGCTTATGACCGGCGAATTCATTTGGGTAAATGATATTTGAGTCGAAGTCAATTGAAGAAAAAAGTCTACAAACAATTATAGAATTTAGTTTTTCACCAAGTTGTTTTTGGAAACGCTCCATCTCGTTAGCATATGCCGGTATATAATAGGGTTCGTTGTTTTTGTCAACGAAGATTAAATACCAGTCGTTTGCCATAGGGTCTGCAGCAGTAGTCATTTCTCCAATAACTTTAATATTCGCCAATGAAAGTCTTATAAGTTCCTTTCCTTGGCTTTTGAAAACAATATCATCCTTGTTCAATTCTATTGTTCCTGACCACTTGTCATTATCTTCCTTTTGCTTGTCTGTCAATTTCAGTATTTTTTGGCAGTTAACATTCCCGGTGCAGGGGCCGTGCGGACGGCAAAGCACCAAAAATCAAACTTAGCACAAAACTAATTTTGAAAAACCGAAAATACTATTTGAACCGAAAATCCGCATGGCTTTTTCACCGTGTTATATGCGGTTTTACTTCTATTTTAATGGATTGTAAGGGAAATTTTACGTCCAAGTCCATATTCTAAAAGTTTGTAAAGTGTCGAAAGTTGAATGTCGCTATGCCCATTTTCAATTCTTGAAATAAAACTTTTCTTTGTTCCTGTTTTTTCAGCTAACTGTTCTTGTGTCATTGAAGCTAGTCGTCTTTCTTCTTTGATTACTTCACCAATTGCAAAGGCTTTGGCCTTTATTTCAAAATCAGTTCGTTTAGCAGTTCCAACTTTGCCATATTGACTGTCCAAATGTTCCTCAAAGGTTGTTATCTTTTTACTTGTTTGATTTTTTGATTTCATTTTGCTTCTGTTTTAATTTTTCCTCAAAATAGTCGTCCATAATTTTTATTGCTTTATCAAGTTCTTGCCTTGGAGTCTTTTGAGATTTTTTCTGAAAACCATTGAATAATACAACCACTTTACCTTCGTCAAAACAACAGAAAATGCGGTAGATGTTACCTTGAATCTCTACTCTAATTTCATAAAGTCCGTTGGTTCCTTCTAAGTGCTGAAAAAATTTCTGCGGAATTCTATCGGCAACTGATACTAAAAAAAGGACGTAATTAATTTTTTCTTTTACCTTTTCTGGCTGTTGGTCAAAGAAGTCAAGAAAGTAATCTTTGTAGTATATTATTTGCCTTTGTTGCTCCATCAATTCAAAAACAGTACAA
This genomic window contains:
- a CDS encoding type II toxin-antitoxin system RelE/ParE family toxin: MEQQRQIIYYKDYFLDFFDQQPEKVKEKINYVLFLVSVADRIPQKFFQHLEGTNGLYEIRVEIQGNIYRIFCCFDEGKVVVLFNGFQKKSQKTPRQELDKAIKIMDDYFEEKLKQKQNEIKKSNK
- a CDS encoding helix-turn-helix domain-containing protein produces the protein MKSKNQTSKKITTFEEHLDSQYGKVGTAKRTDFEIKAKAFAIGEVIKEERRLASMTQEQLAEKTGTKKSFISRIENGHSDIQLSTLYKLLEYGLGRKISLTIH